One part of the Pirellulaceae bacterium genome encodes these proteins:
- a CDS encoding family 10 glycosylhydrolase, producing the protein MRRRDFIQMTGGTIVGAAWPETIQSASVQRPPLVRCWLHLTHVYRHLDARSDREQAIDDLLDRHLAAGLRTVMPYVTNTSGEAVFPNRLIKSQPVDAWDPLEYLISGAKERGLEVYPAFCVLVSGHQEPSGILVDHPEWASRHPNGKPMGHLCPTHPGARNWVTSLIADVVQRYPIQGIMLDYFRYYNRPHRLDAASEKELVKWQKSNSHISETQAFQTYREQAITQLLGQIRRTTREHNRQLKIAIYSWGPHVAKNHQVAQPWPDWSRDGLIDQVSISGYCYPENYGDNYLEVFRRRIGDAVELNRQNKGQAQMTFTLGVSTSHGKIRQTSWIDTYLKLAAQEGVTGVDLFTWKSLQPHLEETIRRGYLSAFRQQLSSG; encoded by the coding sequence ATGAGGCGACGCGATTTCATCCAAATGACTGGCGGTACAATCGTCGGCGCCGCTTGGCCTGAAACCATTCAATCCGCTTCTGTCCAACGGCCTCCGCTCGTCAGATGCTGGCTCCATTTGACGCATGTCTATCGCCACCTTGATGCCAGATCCGATCGCGAGCAGGCGATCGACGATCTGCTCGATCGTCATCTTGCAGCGGGACTTCGGACGGTGATGCCCTACGTCACGAACACTTCGGGAGAGGCGGTTTTTCCCAACCGACTCATCAAATCACAACCGGTCGATGCTTGGGATCCCCTCGAATACCTGATCAGCGGCGCAAAAGAACGAGGTCTTGAGGTCTATCCGGCCTTTTGTGTCCTGGTCAGCGGACACCAAGAACCGTCCGGCATCTTAGTTGACCATCCCGAATGGGCTTCCCGACATCCCAATGGAAAGCCGATGGGCCACTTATGCCCGACACATCCGGGTGCTCGAAATTGGGTGACGTCATTGATCGCTGACGTCGTACAACGTTATCCGATCCAGGGAATCATGCTCGATTATTTCCGCTACTACAATCGGCCACATCGGCTGGACGCCGCCTCGGAAAAGGAACTTGTCAAATGGCAGAAAAGCAATTCGCACATTTCCGAGACACAAGCTTTTCAAACCTATCGAGAACAAGCCATCACCCAACTTTTAGGACAAATCCGTAGAACGACGCGGGAACACAATCGCCAGCTAAAAATTGCGATCTATTCCTGGGGACCGCATGTCGCAAAGAATCACCAAGTGGCTCAGCCATGGCCCGATTGGTCGCGTGACGGACTGATTGACCAAGTCAGCATCTCGGGCTATTGCTATCCTGAAAATTATGGCGACAACTATCTCGAAGTATTTCGCCGCCGAATTGGCGATGCCGTAGAACTGAATCGACAGAACAAGGGCCAGGCGCAAATGACATTCACCCTGGGTGTCTCAACATCACACGGGAAGATTCGCCAGACCAGCTGGATCGACACCTATTTAAAACTTGCGGCCCAAGAAGGCGTGACGGGCGTCGACTTATTCACTTGGAAATCGCTCCAACCCCATCTGGAAGAGACGATCCGTCGTGGTTATCTGTCGGCCTTTCGCCAACAACTATCGAGTGGCTGA
- a CDS encoding sialidase family protein codes for MQQIRSCHSRRVGFLLVPLFAVATSVAEERSFQGDLTDVTTIDTLNPEGPYNKIWEPYLAKWTRKHYVTAYGLQVRGKGDMGDIVCSISRDAGKTWGPRITVFDHRVRNGTVQYAYNNAVLFRPPGQDIIWLFCMRAPMHYRDSENADLVAAYSPDGGYSWHHVELSLDYQGSLIIVAGIETVKRNGVTHYLLPAHRNSRRHDRYGDRRQFVLQSTSLLHWKLAGYVAYAENNPVFLHEGGIAPSGEENGLKMVMRTADMIRERPIDPPVAYSSVSNDGGQTWSMAKPEPELPNFRVKSFFGRDSVGRHICVYSDRVERRGLYYKIRPKGGAWSAQKDFYVAGNRNSYPTLIEDKPGAWLAVWDSSNDKDKKRTTIRFGRLEVGN; via the coding sequence ATGCAACAAATCCGCTCCTGCCACTCGCGTCGGGTTGGCTTCCTCCTTGTTCCTTTGTTCGCGGTAGCCACGTCGGTCGCCGAAGAACGATCTTTCCAAGGCGATTTGACCGATGTGACAACGATTGACACGCTCAACCCAGAGGGTCCCTACAACAAAATCTGGGAACCGTATCTCGCTAAATGGACTCGCAAACACTACGTGACCGCCTATGGTCTGCAGGTCCGCGGCAAGGGCGACATGGGGGACATCGTCTGTTCGATCAGTCGAGATGCGGGAAAAACGTGGGGCCCTAGGATCACCGTCTTTGACCATCGCGTACGAAACGGTACGGTTCAGTACGCCTACAACAACGCCGTGCTGTTTCGTCCTCCTGGCCAGGACATTATCTGGCTCTTTTGCATGCGAGCCCCGATGCATTATCGAGACAGCGAAAATGCCGATCTGGTCGCTGCCTACTCACCGGACGGTGGATACAGTTGGCATCACGTTGAATTGTCGCTTGATTACCAAGGGTCTCTGATCATCGTCGCGGGTATCGAAACGGTAAAAAGAAACGGTGTCACCCATTACCTATTGCCCGCTCACCGTAATTCCCGCAGACATGATCGCTACGGTGATCGGCGCCAATTCGTACTCCAAAGCACAAGTCTCCTGCACTGGAAACTGGCCGGCTATGTAGCTTACGCGGAGAATAATCCCGTGTTTCTTCACGAAGGCGGTATCGCACCCAGCGGTGAGGAGAATGGGCTAAAAATGGTCATGCGCACGGCGGATATGATCCGTGAACGACCGATCGATCCGCCCGTTGCTTACTCATCCGTCAGTAACGATGGTGGCCAGACCTGGTCAATGGCGAAACCCGAACCCGAGCTTCCAAACTTTCGAGTCAAAAGCTTTTTTGGTCGAGATTCAGTTGGTCGACATATCTGCGTTTACAGCGACAGGGTGGAACGGCGTGGGCTCTACTACAAAATTCGTCCGAAGGGCGGAGCATGGTCCGCTCAAAAAGATTTCTACGTCGCAGGAAATCGCAATAGCTACCCAACCCTAATCGAAGACAAACCGGGCGCGTGGCTGGCAGTCTGGGACAGCTCCAACGACAAAGACAAAAAGCGAACCACAATCCGATTCGGTCGCCTGGAGGTGGGAAATTGA
- a CDS encoding DUF1552 domain-containing protein, producing the protein MANFLAQTWRLNRRHVLRGLGASLALPLLDCMRPLRAAQSDGRPRRSIFIYLPNGVNTNDYEISKAGRDYKMSRILSPLEQHRSQITPISGLYHPNAFGVAHNATQTWLTGAKHGPTDRNTVSLDQLIAGVTGPSTRFPSLELSNQGFPMAVSADGISLPAEKNPAVVFRNFFTEPAGGIDKQRRKLHRKESMLDAVLEDANSLANTMGRDDRGRLDQYLVAVREIEIRTNRTEAWLETPRPQIASDVAARLNRDVQLERLGEYLRTMYDIIVLAFQTDMTRVVTFNTGNEGTGPSIPEIGINRDRHSLSHHNGDREILEQLTRSDEFNMQQFAYFLQRLAEVNDGDGPLIDTTLALYGSGLSYGNSHGTTSLPLVLAGGNQLGIKHGSHVDYNQQIDEFKGYQQGIGLYHSPVNQKAHFSNLLLTIAQKMGVETETFADSNGVVSEVLA; encoded by the coding sequence ATGGCCAATTTCCTCGCTCAAACTTGGCGACTCAATCGGCGGCATGTTCTTCGTGGCTTAGGAGCGTCGCTCGCTTTGCCTTTGTTGGATTGTATGCGGCCGTTGCGAGCCGCTCAAAGCGATGGTCGCCCCCGTCGCAGCATCTTTATTTATCTTCCTAACGGCGTAAACACGAACGATTACGAAATTTCGAAGGCGGGTCGGGATTACAAAATGTCCCGAATTCTTTCCCCACTCGAACAACATCGATCCCAGATCACACCGATCAGCGGTCTCTACCATCCAAACGCATTCGGCGTCGCCCATAATGCGACCCAAACCTGGCTCACTGGCGCGAAGCATGGCCCCACGGATCGAAACACGGTTTCACTCGACCAGTTGATTGCTGGAGTCACAGGACCGAGCACACGTTTTCCATCTCTCGAACTTAGCAACCAGGGATTTCCGATGGCTGTCAGCGCCGATGGGATCTCGCTACCAGCCGAGAAAAATCCAGCTGTCGTCTTTCGAAATTTCTTTACCGAACCGGCAGGTGGAATCGACAAGCAACGTCGAAAGCTTCATCGAAAAGAAAGTATGCTGGACGCGGTACTGGAAGACGCCAACTCTTTGGCTAACACAATGGGTCGGGATGATCGCGGACGACTCGACCAATACCTTGTGGCGGTTCGCGAAATTGAAATCCGAACAAATAGAACGGAAGCATGGTTGGAAACTCCACGTCCTCAGATCGCTTCCGATGTTGCAGCGAGACTCAACCGCGATGTTCAACTGGAACGCCTTGGCGAGTATCTACGCACCATGTACGACATCATCGTGCTGGCCTTCCAAACTGACATGACGCGTGTGGTAACTTTCAATACAGGGAATGAGGGCACCGGCCCTTCGATACCTGAAATTGGGATCAATCGCGACCGACACTCCTTATCCCACCACAACGGAGATCGAGAAATCCTCGAACAATTGACTCGCAGTGATGAATTCAACATGCAGCAATTCGCTTACTTTCTGCAGCGACTTGCCGAAGTCAATGATGGCGACGGGCCGTTAATCGACACAACACTTGCACTCTACGGCAGCGGCCTCTCCTACGGCAATAGCCACGGAACAACAAGCCTGCCGCTGGTCCTGGCAGGCGGCAATCAACTTGGAATCAAGCACGGATCGCACGTCGATTACAATCAGCAGATCGACGAGTTCAAGGGTTATCAGCAGGGAATTGGCCTCTATCACAGCCCTGTGAATCAAAAGGCGCACTTCAGCAATCTGCTGCTGACAATCGCACAAAAGATGGGCGTCGAAACTGAAACGTTCGCAGATTCGAATGGTGTCGTTTCGGAGGTTCTTGCATGA
- a CDS encoding sulfatase — translation MNDRSPRFLFAIVIFNAVATVVAAEPPNILLIVSEDNGPELGCYDHPFVDTPVLDQLAEDGVCFRNAYVPQAGCSQSRAALLTGLYPHQNGQIGLATWKFRLYDENIPNLVRCLKNTGYRTGIIGKLHINPASAFPFDMKQISSANFRRKQLEDYANHAEKFFKADNKPFFLSVNYPDAHRPFIKQTRGLPKTPLTGNDVKPLAYFGLDTPQLRADTADYYNCINRLDPLIGELLEALDRSGKKANTLVVYLGDHGADLLRGKRTSYEGGVRIPLIFRWPGKTKPNQIRNELVSTIDLMPTLLSAANATPVADLPGQSLLPLLRGESPPWREYLFTEFHLHSAHNFYPQRTVRNARFKLVHNLMPEQQNPGYDFTLKRFFADLPETIDAATPSVRAAYHRMRQPPEFELYDLQLDPFEFDNLADKPTHAATLNELRTQLTNWRERTNDPLQNPENLRRLKSEIDACHLNGKARKDQLFLTYPDYFFGEQP, via the coding sequence ATGAACGATCGTTCACCTCGTTTTTTGTTTGCTATCGTTATCTTTAACGCTGTCGCTACCGTTGTTGCTGCTGAACCTCCTAACATTCTTTTAATTGTTTCCGAGGACAACGGCCCGGAACTTGGTTGCTATGACCATCCTTTTGTCGATACTCCTGTGCTCGACCAATTAGCAGAAGATGGAGTTTGTTTTCGTAACGCGTACGTGCCTCAGGCCGGATGCAGTCAATCTCGCGCCGCACTTTTAACGGGGCTCTATCCTCATCAAAATGGGCAAATCGGACTGGCTACCTGGAAATTTCGCCTGTACGACGAGAACATCCCGAACCTCGTTCGTTGCTTAAAAAATACTGGCTATCGCACCGGTATCATCGGCAAGCTGCACATCAACCCGGCCTCCGCGTTTCCGTTCGATATGAAACAGATTTCGTCAGCCAACTTTCGCCGTAAGCAGCTGGAAGACTATGCGAACCATGCTGAAAAATTTTTCAAGGCAGATAACAAGCCGTTTTTTCTCAGCGTCAATTATCCCGACGCTCACCGACCGTTTATCAAGCAAACTCGCGGACTGCCGAAAACACCTCTGACGGGCAATGACGTCAAACCACTCGCCTACTTTGGTCTCGATACGCCGCAACTACGAGCGGATACGGCTGATTACTACAACTGCATCAATCGCCTCGACCCACTGATTGGCGAATTACTCGAGGCACTCGATCGCTCAGGAAAAAAAGCCAACACCTTAGTTGTCTATCTGGGGGACCATGGGGCTGACCTCTTGCGAGGAAAACGTACGTCGTATGAAGGCGGTGTAAGAATCCCACTGATCTTTCGCTGGCCTGGAAAAACGAAACCGAATCAGATTCGCAATGAACTCGTTTCCACGATCGACCTCATGCCAACCCTACTCTCCGCTGCCAACGCAACACCCGTAGCCGACCTGCCTGGTCAATCACTCCTGCCCCTATTGCGAGGCGAGAGTCCACCGTGGCGTGAATATCTATTCACCGAGTTCCACTTACATTCAGCTCACAACTTTTATCCACAACGGACCGTTAGAAACGCACGATTCAAGTTGGTCCATAACCTGATGCCAGAACAACAAAACCCGGGATATGATTTCACACTGAAGCGATTTTTCGCCGACTTGCCGGAAACGATTGATGCCGCCACACCTTCGGTTCGCGCGGCTTACCATCGCATGCGTCAACCACCCGAGTTCGAACTTTACGACTTACAGCTCGACCCGTTCGAATTTGACAACCTGGCCGATAAGCCAACACACGCAGCAACTCTCAACGAATTGAGAACACAACTTACGAATTGGCGAGAACGAACAAATGACCCGTTACAGAATCCGGAAAACCTCAGGCGACTCAAGTCCGAAATCGATGCCTGTCATCTCAATGGCAAAGCACGTAAAGATCAACTCTTCTTAACCTACCCCGATTATTTCTTCGGCGAGCAACCGTAG
- a CDS encoding DUF1592 domain-containing protein codes for MSLSQIISRHWLHPDLHLRLPIGVLVPSLIWVCLFNAQAIGQDSIDPTTRMFLESHCLRCHNDSTQEGDFRIDNLAPRFSDPVVAQQWSEVLFRINAGEMPPADEPQPTATELGTAVEAISRRIRQAAAARMAQRGPFEIYRLSRSEYAHTIYDLLGVVYDVEAPGAFNEDPRWQGFDRIGAMLSVAPSHIQRYFEAAETVTQIAFPDTNIPSQTDRRLVGEGKRQLLQLGEGWSFHLDHPGHYKLRIRVSGLPAFSGRVPRLSLWHKHHNRSFAGVDLIAAETAPETVDFEGLFPAGQYEIRNHAKTVKHANGGISLFRNETIDATTRVSSLKGGHRSPWTKVVDEQGKPTMPLLLVDWIEIEGPILTDSDLAKRAGVFPDDEEDREETRDCLLRFAERAWRRPVNHEELDPYTRLIAAEQNAGETFQSAYRSALTSMLVARSFFNLEEGSPNQNRRKINHFELANRLSYFLWSSMPDEQLFHAARTGKLRSPERLAAEFDRMIVDPKVDRFLDSFPKQWLQLHRVGMFQPDPNIYPEYGPWLKESMVMETTGYFAEMFRINLPVRDAIDSNWTMLNPRLAIHYLLPSPKQLELVRTTLTAESGRGGILTHASVLSLSSDGTRHRPVHRGAWISEAFFAHTPPPPPPNVDPLEPVVGNQPKRTIRSKLEAHAANPNCVSCHAKIDPLGLAFENFDAIGRWRETEHVEGGIGTDPPVDPSGTLADGRSFANASDFKTLLAENDRRLAEVVLEQLATYGLRRVMTVDDRAQIRAIAISTQDQQYGLQSLIRALIMSDLFQKR; via the coding sequence ATGAGCCTCTCCCAGATCATTTCTCGACATTGGCTGCATCCTGATTTACACCTACGGCTGCCTATCGGCGTCTTGGTACCGAGCTTGATCTGGGTTTGCTTGTTTAACGCACAAGCAATCGGGCAAGACTCGATTGATCCAACCACTCGTATGTTTCTCGAATCGCATTGCCTGCGATGCCACAATGATTCCACTCAGGAAGGCGACTTCCGCATCGACAACTTGGCTCCCCGCTTTTCCGACCCGGTCGTTGCACAACAGTGGAGTGAGGTTTTATTTCGCATAAATGCGGGTGAAATGCCACCAGCGGACGAACCTCAACCCACCGCCACAGAACTTGGCACAGCAGTCGAAGCGATTTCGCGCCGCATCCGCCAAGCAGCCGCAGCCCGCATGGCACAGCGCGGACCTTTTGAAATCTACCGTTTGAGCCGTTCGGAATACGCCCACACCATTTATGATCTACTCGGCGTCGTGTACGACGTCGAAGCACCTGGAGCCTTTAACGAAGATCCACGTTGGCAAGGCTTTGATCGCATCGGTGCGATGTTGTCTGTAGCGCCGTCCCATATCCAGCGGTACTTTGAAGCCGCTGAGACGGTAACGCAAATTGCCTTTCCAGACACAAACATTCCATCCCAAACAGATCGACGACTAGTCGGTGAAGGAAAACGGCAACTATTACAACTCGGCGAAGGTTGGAGCTTTCACCTCGATCACCCCGGTCATTACAAACTCAGAATCCGCGTCAGCGGCCTACCAGCTTTTTCTGGCAGAGTACCCCGATTGTCACTCTGGCACAAACACCACAATCGTTCGTTTGCCGGCGTTGACCTGATCGCAGCTGAAACGGCGCCTGAGACGGTCGACTTTGAAGGTTTGTTCCCTGCAGGACAATATGAAATTCGCAATCATGCGAAAACGGTCAAACACGCAAATGGAGGAATTTCACTCTTCCGAAACGAAACGATTGATGCCACGACACGGGTGTCATCGTTGAAGGGCGGTCATCGCTCACCTTGGACCAAGGTAGTCGATGAACAAGGCAAGCCGACGATGCCCCTGTTGCTCGTTGATTGGATCGAAATCGAAGGACCGATATTGACCGATTCCGATCTTGCCAAGCGGGCAGGAGTCTTCCCTGACGACGAAGAAGATCGTGAGGAAACACGAGATTGCCTGCTTCGGTTCGCGGAACGTGCCTGGCGTCGACCAGTCAACCATGAAGAACTCGATCCCTACACACGACTCATCGCAGCGGAGCAGAATGCGGGTGAGACTTTTCAATCAGCTTATCGATCCGCTCTCACAAGCATGTTAGTCGCCCGCAGCTTCTTCAATCTAGAAGAAGGTTCTCCGAATCAAAATCGCCGAAAGATCAATCACTTTGAATTGGCCAATCGCCTGTCGTACTTTCTCTGGAGTTCGATGCCCGACGAACAGTTATTCCATGCCGCGCGCACTGGTAAACTTCGTTCCCCCGAAAGACTGGCAGCAGAATTTGACCGAATGATTGTCGATCCGAAAGTGGATCGCTTTCTCGATTCGTTTCCCAAACAATGGCTTCAATTGCATCGAGTTGGCATGTTCCAGCCGGATCCAAATATCTACCCAGAATACGGACCGTGGCTTAAGGAAAGCATGGTCATGGAAACCACCGGCTACTTTGCCGAGATGTTTAGAATTAATCTTCCTGTACGCGATGCTATCGACTCCAACTGGACAATGCTCAATCCGCGACTCGCCATTCACTACCTCCTCCCTTCACCGAAGCAACTGGAACTCGTACGCACAACCTTGACGGCTGAATCGGGCCGAGGTGGTATTTTGACCCATGCGTCGGTCCTTTCGCTAAGCTCTGACGGTACCCGACATCGACCGGTACATCGTGGTGCTTGGATCTCGGAAGCATTCTTCGCACACACCCCGCCACCGCCGCCACCCAATGTTGACCCATTAGAACCCGTCGTCGGCAATCAACCGAAAAGAACAATTCGATCAAAATTGGAAGCCCATGCCGCAAATCCTAATTGCGTTTCCTGCCATGCGAAGATCGACCCATTAGGACTCGCTTTCGAAAACTTTGATGCAATCGGACGTTGGCGCGAGACGGAGCATGTTGAAGGGGGAATCGGAACGGACCCACCGGTCGACCCGTCGGGGACTCTCGCTGACGGACGTTCCTTTGCGAATGCTTCGGACTTCAAAACATTACTCGCAGAAAATGACCGTCGACTGGCGGAAGTCGTATTGGAGCAATTAGCAACCTACGGGTTGAGACGAGTCATGACCGTTGATGACCGTGCACAAATTCGCGCCATCGCCATATCGACACAGGATCAACAATACGGCCTACAAAGTTTAATCAGGGCGTTGATCATGTCAGATTTATTTCAAAAACGTTGA
- a CDS encoding sulfatase — MSHPRPKSHWTIPIWLTTWLYLLTSIGLSISASSVAAEQKRNVLFLAVDDMKDWVNCLQGYEGTVHTPNIDQLAKRSTLFTNAHCASPKCAPSRAALMIGQRPSTTGLYDNGHWWLPNQPGAVTIPAHFRNHGYRVVGAGKIFHHTAGNHPPNQWDEFFRLRFLEDPWFRHSKLNYPWSNHRTPPNDFPFSGVHGLGHENDWGSLKIAEQEYDDALTVNHVIGWLKQEQHAPFFLACGLFRPHLPWYVPQRFFDQYPLDDVALPEVREDDLDDLPAGGIQFAKARRSDFKTIKKSGKWKEAVRAYLASITCTDDRLGRILNALNQSPHAKNTIVILWSDHGWHLGEKQHWHKTTLWEEATRVPLIIHVPGKTPAVCNHPVSLLDLFPTLNDLAGLTDIESHDGISLLPLLEDPHTVWKRPAVIEFGRGNAAVRSARYRYIRYDDGGEELYDHHSDPNEWNNLADSKTHQVIKDQLATWIAEDWAQPAAKKAAFHFDPQTFTWTNKVTGKVTHGKQQP, encoded by the coding sequence ATGTCCCACCCACGGCCCAAATCACATTGGACGATACCAATTTGGCTGACGACGTGGCTGTATCTGCTCACGTCGATCGGGTTGTCGATCTCGGCTTCATCGGTCGCGGCGGAGCAAAAACGGAACGTGCTTTTCCTTGCTGTGGATGACATGAAGGACTGGGTGAATTGTCTGCAGGGATACGAGGGAACGGTCCACACGCCAAACATCGACCAACTTGCCAAACGCAGCACGCTGTTCACCAATGCTCACTGCGCCTCACCCAAGTGTGCACCTTCGCGAGCGGCGCTCATGATTGGGCAGCGACCCTCCACAACGGGTTTGTATGACAATGGACATTGGTGGCTACCGAACCAGCCCGGCGCGGTCACAATTCCCGCTCACTTCCGCAACCACGGTTACCGAGTCGTAGGTGCAGGCAAAATCTTCCATCACACCGCCGGCAACCATCCACCCAACCAGTGGGACGAATTTTTTCGCCTGAGATTTCTGGAAGATCCGTGGTTCCGCCACTCAAAATTAAACTATCCATGGTCAAATCACCGTACTCCTCCCAATGATTTCCCTTTCAGTGGCGTGCACGGACTCGGCCATGAAAACGATTGGGGTTCGTTGAAGATCGCAGAACAGGAATACGATGATGCGTTAACGGTCAATCATGTAATTGGCTGGTTGAAGCAGGAACAGCATGCCCCTTTCTTCCTCGCTTGTGGCCTGTTTCGACCGCATTTACCCTGGTACGTGCCGCAAAGATTCTTTGACCAATACCCGCTCGACGACGTTGCGCTTCCGGAAGTCCGAGAAGACGACCTCGATGATCTGCCTGCCGGGGGCATCCAGTTTGCCAAGGCCCGACGCAGTGATTTCAAAACGATCAAGAAGTCTGGAAAATGGAAAGAGGCCGTGCGTGCCTACCTTGCCAGCATCACGTGCACCGACGATCGTTTAGGTCGTATTCTCAACGCATTAAATCAAAGTCCTCACGCGAAGAACACGATCGTGATTCTCTGGTCTGACCACGGTTGGCATCTTGGCGAAAAACAACACTGGCACAAGACGACTTTGTGGGAAGAGGCAACGCGAGTCCCGCTGATCATCCACGTACCGGGTAAGACACCGGCTGTCTGTAATCATCCTGTTAGCCTACTCGATTTATTTCCAACCTTAAACGACTTGGCGGGGCTAACGGATATCGAATCTCATGATGGTATTTCGCTTCTTCCTTTGCTGGAAGATCCACATACCGTCTGGAAACGTCCTGCTGTGATTGAATTCGGCCGCGGGAACGCCGCGGTGCGATCCGCACGTTACCGATACATCCGTTACGATGACGGTGGTGAAGAACTGTACGACCACCATTCGGACCCGAACGAATGGAACAACCTGGCCGACAGCAAGACACACCAAGTCATCAAGGACCAACTTGCGACATGGATCGCCGAAGACTGGGCCCAACCAGCAGCAAAGAAAGCCGCTTTTCACTTTGATCCTCAGACATTCACCTGGACCAATAAGGTGACGGGCAAAGTCACTCACGGAAAACAACAACCATGA
- a CDS encoding sulfatase, with translation MKANFILLTGLALTCMLFAAETRANSEKTNVVLILIDDLGWKDVGCYGSNYYQTPNIDRLANEGMRFTDGYAACNVCSPTRAAIMTGKYPARLLLTQWLPAGRWNPKTKKMREGRYISNLPLEEITVAEKLREAGYRTGFLGKWHLGTETYYYPEHQGFDVNVAGRDYGAPGSYFYPFEGSWQIPTTGKKLYKKSPLAGQEGDYLVDRLAEEAEKFIRDSRKQPFFLMLSHYAVHAPLQGKPEKLDRYNQVAPTERQGNPHYAAMVESVDDSLGRVMETLRDLDLDNRTLVIFTSDNGGFAKATDNSPLRANKGTNYEGGIRVPVIIKWPGKTKPTSVSSEPIISTDFYPTILAVTGQKPEPHQHVDGENLVPLLTGTGPLERDTLYWHYPHYNRHPSSFPSGAIRAGRWKMIEDYETGQLSLYDLNNDIAESKNLSQENPAKVTELYGKLKAWRQQVGADPMKPNGAYRKN, from the coding sequence ATGAAAGCCAATTTCATCCTCCTTACCGGCTTGGCGCTAACCTGCATGCTATTCGCTGCCGAGACGAGGGCGAACAGCGAAAAAACGAATGTTGTTCTAATCCTGATCGACGATCTCGGCTGGAAAGACGTGGGTTGCTACGGGAGCAACTACTACCAGACTCCCAACATCGACCGGCTGGCAAACGAGGGCATGCGTTTCACGGATGGTTATGCAGCCTGCAATGTTTGCTCACCTACACGAGCAGCAATCATGACCGGAAAATATCCGGCGAGATTACTGCTCACACAATGGCTGCCCGCTGGCCGTTGGAACCCCAAGACAAAAAAGATGCGAGAAGGTCGCTACATCTCCAACTTACCTCTGGAGGAAATCACCGTTGCGGAGAAATTGCGCGAAGCCGGATACCGAACGGGATTTTTAGGCAAGTGGCACCTTGGGACAGAAACCTATTACTATCCAGAGCATCAGGGCTTCGATGTGAATGTGGCCGGCCGAGACTACGGAGCGCCCGGCAGCTATTTCTATCCATTCGAAGGCAGCTGGCAAATCCCAACGACCGGCAAGAAGCTTTACAAAAAGAGTCCCTTAGCGGGTCAAGAAGGAGATTACCTTGTCGATCGGCTTGCAGAAGAAGCTGAAAAATTCATTCGTGACAGCAGGAAGCAACCCTTCTTCTTGATGTTGTCCCACTATGCTGTTCACGCACCGCTGCAAGGCAAGCCAGAAAAACTGGATCGTTACAATCAGGTTGCCCCAACCGAACGCCAAGGGAACCCCCACTATGCTGCAATGGTCGAAAGCGTCGACGACAGTCTCGGTCGTGTGATGGAGACGCTTCGAGATTTAGACCTCGACAATCGCACGCTGGTGATCTTCACCAGCGATAATGGAGGATTCGCCAAGGCAACTGACAATTCACCCCTGCGCGCGAACAAAGGAACAAACTACGAAGGTGGGATTCGTGTTCCCGTAATCATAAAATGGCCCGGCAAAACCAAACCAACGAGCGTATCATCGGAACCGATCATCAGTACAGACTTTTATCCCACAATCCTGGCGGTCACGGGTCAAAAACCTGAGCCCCATCAACACGTTGATGGAGAAAATCTGGTCCCCCTACTCACGGGAACCGGACCACTGGAACGCGACACCCTATATTGGCACTACCCCCACTACAACCGACACCCTTCCAGTTTCCCATCTGGCGCAATTCGAGCAGGCAGGTGGAAAATGATCGAAGACTACGAAACCGGCCAGTTATCACTTTACGACCTGAATAACGATATCGCGGAATCAAAGAACCTGTCGCAAGAAAATCCAGCAAAGGTTACAGAGCTCTACGGGAAATTAAAAGCATGGCGGCAACAGGTAGGTGCCGACCCAATGAAACCCAACGGTGCGTACCGGAAGAACTAA